In one window of Ignavibacteriota bacterium DNA:
- the serS gene encoding serine--tRNA ligase, with protein sequence MLDVKFIRENPQAVKEGIAKKGDVDRVDEILNLDAKRREIIQQVEVLKGRRNTVSAEVGKLKREGKDASAVMAEMDSVKNQIKQFDDELALIETDLNKLLLTVPNIPHPDVPVGKTPEDNKEVSRWGQIAENDFVMKPHWDLVQKLDIIDFERGVKITGAGFPIYKDKGAKLQRALINFFLDEAATRGYKEIQPPLMINTASATGTGQLPDKEDLMYTIPRDEFFMVPTAEVPVTNIFRDEILSEQQLPIKFCAYTPCFRREAGSYGKDVRGLNRLHQFDKVELVKFVHPEKSYDELESLREDAERLLQLLGLPYRVLLMCTGDMGFTQTKKYDLEVWAPAQKRWLEVSSISNFESFQARRMNIRYKPASGGKPEIIHTLNGSGLALPRVVAALLEQYQTPEGKVVVPKALHKYTGFEAIG encoded by the coding sequence ATGTTAGACGTAAAATTCATTAGAGAAAATCCACAAGCAGTAAAAGAAGGAATTGCCAAGAAAGGCGATGTTGACCGCGTTGATGAAATCCTGAACCTTGATGCGAAACGAAGGGAAATTATTCAACAAGTAGAAGTATTGAAGGGGCGGCGCAACACAGTTTCGGCGGAAGTCGGAAAGTTGAAACGAGAAGGAAAAGATGCAAGCGCAGTCATGGCAGAGATGGACAGCGTGAAAAATCAAATCAAACAATTTGATGATGAACTTGCACTGATTGAAACAGACCTGAACAAATTGTTACTCACAGTTCCGAACATTCCGCACCCCGATGTTCCTGTTGGAAAAACTCCTGAGGACAACAAAGAAGTTTCGCGTTGGGGACAAATTGCAGAGAACGATTTCGTGATGAAGCCGCATTGGGACTTGGTTCAGAAACTCGACATTATTGATTTCGAGCGCGGCGTGAAAATAACCGGAGCGGGCTTTCCAATCTATAAAGATAAAGGAGCGAAACTACAACGTGCGTTGATTAATTTCTTTCTTGATGAAGCCGCAACACGCGGCTACAAAGAAATCCAACCGCCCCTGATGATTAACACCGCAAGCGCAACGGGAACCGGGCAACTACCGGACAAAGAAGATTTGATGTACACGATTCCCCGTGATGAATTTTTTATGGTTCCGACCGCGGAAGTTCCGGTGACAAATATTTTCCGCGATGAAATTCTTTCCGAGCAACAATTGCCGATTAAGTTCTGTGCGTACACTCCATGTTTCCGGCGTGAAGCCGGTTCGTATGGGAAAGATGTTAGAGGATTGAATCGTCTTCATCAGTTCGATAAAGTTGAACTTGTAAAGTTTGTTCATCCGGAAAAATCGTATGACGAACTTGAATCGTTGAGAGAAGATGCAGAGCGATTGCTTCAACTGCTCGGACTTCCTTACCGCGTTTTATTGATGTGTACCGGTGACATGGGATTCACTCAAACAAAAAAATATGACTTGGAAGTCTGGGCGCCCGCTCAAAAACGTTGGCTTGAAGTTTCATCCATCAGCAACTTTGAATCGTTTCAGGCGCGGCGTATGAATATTCGATACAAACCAGCAAGCGGCGGAAAACCGGAAATCATTCATACATTGAACGGTTCGGGACTTGCGTTACCTCGCGTTGTCGCCGCGTTATTGGAACAGTATCAAACACCCGAAGGAAAAGTTGTTGTACCGAAAGCGCTACACAAGTACACGGGGTTTGAGGCGATTGGGTGA
- a CDS encoding SDR family oxidoreductase: MRVLITGTNGLLGQKLVELLFRCGNYELLLTSRQEQSVFDEHSLKYRVMDIVSKREVRTVIDEFEPEVIINSAAMTNVDACETERAQAWQSNAAGVENLVYASKLVGAKFIQLSTDYVFDGKTGPYDEYERPNPINYYGKTKLAAENIVRSSGVPFAIVRTLFLYGAGVRSRANVALRILEALVAGQPYKVADDQFSNPTLVDDVAFGILKILEMNSTGIFHIGGPKWMSKAEFALKVAKAFDFDKKLIQPTKTAALKQPAARPLRSGFITLKAETTLGLKTTSIEQGLLVLKSQIQHFNEEDESE, from the coding sequence ATGCGCGTTCTCATCACCGGCACGAATGGTTTGCTCGGACAAAAACTTGTCGAGTTGCTGTTCCGATGCGGCAACTATGAACTCCTCTTAACTTCGCGTCAGGAACAATCGGTGTTCGATGAACATTCGTTGAAGTATCGTGTAATGGATATTGTCAGCAAGCGGGAGGTGAGAACGGTGATAGATGAGTTCGAACCGGAAGTGATAATTAACTCTGCGGCAATGACGAATGTTGATGCGTGCGAAACCGAGCGTGCGCAGGCATGGCAATCGAATGCGGCGGGTGTGGAAAATTTAGTCTATGCTTCGAAACTTGTCGGCGCGAAATTCATTCAACTTTCTACCGATTACGTGTTTGACGGTAAGACGGGACCGTACGATGAATACGAACGACCGAATCCAATCAACTATTATGGCAAGACAAAACTTGCGGCAGAAAATATTGTCCGTTCGAGCGGCGTACCGTTTGCCATTGTGCGAACATTGTTCTTGTATGGAGCCGGAGTTCGTTCTCGGGCAAATGTTGCGTTGAGAATTTTAGAAGCCCTCGTCGCCGGACAACCGTACAAAGTTGCCGATGACCAATTCAGCAACCCGACATTGGTTGATGATGTTGCATTTGGAATACTAAAAATCCTCGAAATGAATTCTACAGGAATATTTCACATCGGCGGACCGAAATGGATGAGCAAAGCAGAGTTCGCTTTGAAAGTCGCCAAGGCATTCGACTTTGACAAGAAATTGATTCAACCGACGAAGACTGCCGCGTTGAAGCAACCCGCCGCCCGACCGTTGCGTTCGGGATTTATCACACTCAAAGCAGAAACAACATTGGGATTGAAGACGACAAGCATCGAGCAAGGGTTGCTTGTATTGAAAAGTCAGATTCAACACTTCAATGAAGAAGATGAGAGTGAGTAA
- a CDS encoding 2,3,4,5-tetrahydropyridine-2,6-dicarboxylate N-succinyltransferase, protein MILQQIIEHLYEQSPEKLDKDDALRAVHQLKVALNGGAVRSADKHTGTWRVNTWVKKGILLAFRLGTLKEFCNDSCYKYFDKDTMALRHFELSDGVRIVPGGSVVRDGAFVAHGVVMMPPSYVNIGAYIDENTMIDSHALIGSCAQIGKRVHVSAAAQIGGVLEPIGSMPVIIEDDVFVGGNCGVYEGALVKRRAVLASGVILTGSSAVYDLVHQTILKKTATEPLTIPEGAVVIMGSRAIEQPFATEHKLSISTPVIIKYRDEKTDAATALETSLR, encoded by the coding sequence ATGATCCTCCAGCAAATCATCGAACATCTCTACGAACAGTCACCGGAAAAACTTGACAAAGATGATGCTCTCCGCGCTGTTCATCAACTGAAAGTAGCGCTCAACGGCGGAGCGGTTCGTTCTGCCGATAAACATACGGGAACGTGGCGGGTGAATACGTGGGTGAAGAAGGGAATCCTTCTTGCGTTTCGTCTCGGAACATTGAAAGAATTTTGCAACGATTCCTGTTACAAGTATTTCGATAAAGACACAATGGCGTTGCGCCACTTTGAGTTGAGCGACGGAGTACGAATTGTCCCGGGCGGCTCGGTTGTTCGTGACGGAGCGTTCGTTGCGCACGGTGTTGTGATGATGCCACCGTCATACGTAAACATCGGCGCGTACATTGATGAGAACACGATGATTGATTCACACGCGCTTATCGGTTCGTGTGCACAAATCGGGAAGCGGGTTCACGTCAGCGCGGCGGCGCAAATCGGCGGTGTGCTGGAGCCAATCGGTTCGATGCCTGTTATTATTGAAGACGATGTATTTGTCGGCGGTAACTGCGGCGTGTATGAAGGTGCGCTCGTCAAACGTCGAGCCGTACTTGCCTCGGGAGTAATACTCACCGGTTCGTCCGCTGTGTATGATTTGGTTCATCAAACAATTTTGAAAAAGACAGCCACTGAGCCATTGACGATTCCTGAAGGCGCAGTTGTTATCATGGGAAGCCGTGCAATTGAACAACCGTTTGCAACCGAACACAAACTTTCCATTTCCACTCCTGTCATTATCAAATATCGAGACGAGAAAACCGACGCGGCAACGGCGTTAGAAACCTCGCTGAGATAA
- a CDS encoding 4-hydroxy-tetrahydrodipicolinate synthase, whose product MKRTIPFRGTGTALVTPFTKNDTIDEGALKQLVEFQIQNNIEALLPAGTTGESVTLTDDEIVRVVETVVVQANGRVKIFAGAGSNSTKKTITLSKRVLAAGADGVLIVAPYYNKPTQEGFFQHYAAIADAIDAPFIVYNVPGRTSSNIEAATTLRIAEEIQQAVGVKEASGNFGQIMEILRNRPKNFAVWSGDDAITLPMIALGADGVVSVVSNEVPKMFSDLVRLCLAGKFEQAQKLQYKLLALMNFNFVESNPIPVKAALAMMGMIEERYRLPLVPMSKKHRPALKKILQDLDLI is encoded by the coding sequence ATGAAAAGAACAATTCCATTTCGCGGAACAGGAACCGCTCTTGTTACTCCATTCACAAAGAATGATACGATTGATGAAGGCGCGCTCAAACAACTTGTCGAGTTTCAGATTCAAAACAACATCGAAGCGTTGCTTCCCGCGGGAACGACCGGGGAGAGCGTAACGCTTACCGACGATGAAATCGTTCGTGTCGTTGAGACTGTTGTTGTGCAGGCAAACGGACGCGTGAAGATATTTGCAGGAGCGGGAAGCAACTCAACCAAGAAAACAATCACACTTTCAAAGCGCGTTCTTGCCGCAGGCGCGGATGGCGTTCTCATCGTCGCGCCGTATTACAACAAGCCAACGCAGGAAGGATTCTTCCAACATTACGCGGCAATTGCCGATGCGATTGACGCTCCATTCATCGTCTATAACGTTCCCGGAAGAACATCGAGCAACATCGAAGCGGCGACCACGCTACGCATAGCCGAGGAAATTCAGCAGGCGGTTGGCGTGAAAGAAGCATCGGGAAATTTCGGTCAAATCATGGAAATTCTCAGGAATCGCCCGAAAAATTTTGCTGTATGGTCCGGCGATGATGCTATCACACTCCCGATGATTGCTCTTGGCGCGGATGGCGTTGTCTCTGTCGTCTCGAACGAAGTCCCGAAAATGTTTTCCGATTTAGTTCGATTATGCTTAGCAGGGAAGTTCGAGCAAGCACAGAAACTTCAATACAAATTATTAGCGTTGATGAATTTCAATTTTGTTGAATCGAATCCGATTCCCGTTAAAGCCGCGCTTGCGATGATGGGAATGATTGAAGAACGGTACCGGCTTCCGTTAGTGCCGATGAGTAAGAAACATCGCCCGGCGTTGAAGAAAATTTTACAAGACTTAGATTTGATTTGA
- the dapB gene encoding 4-hydroxy-tetrahydrodipicolinate reductase: MNIALIGYGKTGREIERLAPEHKMKIVQIFDEENNSGASGLTKQSLKNVDVCIDFSTPHVVVQNIEATLSCGKNIVVGSTGWYDKLDDVKKLVMKTKTGLLYAANFSLGMNIFYHGVSVISELCDKFHFYDVAISETHHTQKLDAPSATAMALAHTVMQKFKSKKSILQESPKGKIKPEQLQVSSIRLGGVVGNHRVMFDSEADSIELVHSAKNRTGFAHGALIAAQWLKGKKGVYTMKDVITSML, translated from the coding sequence ATGAACATTGCATTGATCGGCTACGGAAAAACGGGGAGAGAAATTGAACGGCTCGCGCCGGAACACAAGATGAAGATTGTGCAGATTTTTGATGAAGAGAACAACAGCGGCGCATCCGGCTTGACGAAGCAATCGCTGAAGAATGTTGATGTGTGTATTGATTTCTCAACGCCGCATGTTGTTGTGCAGAATATCGAAGCAACGCTTTCGTGCGGAAAGAATATTGTCGTCGGCTCTACCGGTTGGTACGATAAATTGGACGACGTAAAAAAGTTGGTGATGAAAACGAAAACCGGATTACTGTACGCCGCAAACTTTTCGCTTGGGATGAATATTTTCTATCACGGCGTCAGTGTCATTTCCGAGTTGTGCGACAAATTTCATTTTTATGATGTTGCGATTTCGGAAACGCATCACACGCAGAAACTCGACGCGCCGAGTGCGACGGCAATGGCGCTTGCCCACACTGTCATGCAGAAATTCAAAAGCAAGAAATCTATTTTGCAGGAATCGCCGAAAGGAAAAATCAAACCGGAGCAATTGCAGGTGAGTTCGATTCGGCTTGGCGGCGTGGTAGGTAATCATCGCGTCATGTTTGATTCTGAAGCCGACTCCATCGAGCTGGTTCACTCGGCAAAAAACAGAACGGGGTTTGCTCACGGAGCGCTCATTGCCGCTCAGTGGCTCAAAGGAAAAAAAGGTGTTTATACAATGAAAGATGTTATTACTTCAATGCTATGA
- a CDS encoding carbohydrate kinase family protein produces MKITVIGHLCMDVIHHADETETQSYGGIFFSVATLANLLSENDTVLPVFGIGDKEYEEFVERLKQYPNVDTSGIFKFNGPTNQVHLYYNGGDERTECSKHISEPIPWKKIKSKLAVDMVLLNMVSGFDVTLETLDEIRMELRDDHIPLYMDVHSLSLGIREDFTRVRRPLEAWRRWLFMLHGVQMNEQEAVGLTSENFDETTLAKQILALNTKVLTITRGERGFSSFIDDRKHVKQVDSAGIAPELAKDSTGCGDVFSAAYCARYLTSKNIQESLDFANRVAAKKAQHPGSLEIDMLKEFREDSI; encoded by the coding sequence ATGAAGATTACTGTCATCGGACATTTGTGCATGGATGTCATTCATCATGCAGACGAAACAGAAACGCAAAGTTACGGCGGAATATTTTTCTCCGTTGCCACGCTTGCGAATTTGCTGAGCGAAAACGACACCGTGCTTCCCGTGTTCGGCATCGGTGATAAAGAGTACGAGGAATTCGTCGAGCGGCTGAAACAATATCCGAATGTTGACACATCCGGAATTTTCAAGTTCAACGGACCAACGAATCAGGTGCATCTCTATTACAACGGAGGTGATGAGCGAACGGAATGTTCAAAGCATATCTCCGAGCCGATTCCGTGGAAGAAAATCAAATCAAAACTTGCCGTGGACATGGTCCTGCTCAACATGGTTTCCGGGTTTGATGTCACACTCGAAACGTTGGATGAAATCCGGATGGAACTGCGCGACGACCACATTCCGCTCTACATGGATGTTCATAGTTTATCGCTCGGCATCAGAGAAGATTTTACGCGTGTACGCCGTCCGCTTGAAGCATGGCGGCGTTGGCTCTTCATGCTTCACGGAGTGCAGATGAATGAACAGGAAGCGGTGGGATTAACTTCAGAGAATTTTGATGAGACGACACTTGCCAAACAAATTCTCGCATTGAATACAAAAGTGCTCACCATTACGCGGGGCGAACGAGGATTCTCATCTTTTATTGATGACCGAAAACATGTGAAGCAGGTTGACAGTGCAGGCATCGCTCCTGAGTTGGCAAAAGATTCTACTGGCTGTGGTGATGTTTTTTCTGCAGCGTACTGTGCGAGGTATTTGACTTCAAAAAATATTCAGGAATCTCTTGACTTTGCCAACAGAGTTGCGGCAAAGAAAGCACAGCATCCCGGTTCGCTCGAAATTGATATGCTGAAAGAATTTAGGGAGGATAGTATATGA
- a CDS encoding 1-(5-phosphoribosyl)-5-[(5-phosphoribosylamino)methylideneamino] imidazole-4-carboxamide isomerase, whose amino-acid sequence MLLLIPAIEIKDGKCVLTPKNDRGVVCSDDPVEMVKLWRKENAKSLHITDVDGAREGYPVNLRLIRELTRAVDIPIELGGGMRTINDIHEAFNSGVYRVTIGTMLLEKPEDAARAIEHYTASKISIGINASQGKVTIHGGQTDSGLTAVSVALNAKQLGFRRVIYKDMINDNGRRVPNFAGIRMLAETIGMRVTASGGVSHLEDLLKLQEMEKLGVDSAIIGHALYENRFSCQAIWRTCEAENYPYTARLSA is encoded by the coding sequence ATGCTTCTCCTAATTCCCGCAATTGAAATAAAAGACGGTAAATGTGTTCTCACACCGAAGAATGACCGCGGCGTTGTATGCAGTGACGACCCGGTTGAGATGGTCAAACTATGGCGGAAAGAAAACGCCAAATCACTGCACATCACCGATGTTGACGGTGCGCGTGAAGGTTATCCGGTGAATTTGCGATTGATTCGTGAACTGACGAGAGCGGTGGATATTCCCATCGAACTCGGCGGCGGCATGAGAACAATAAATGATATTCACGAAGCATTCAACAGCGGCGTGTATCGCGTAACCATCGGAACGATGTTGCTCGAAAAACCGGAAGACGCGGCGCGGGCAATCGAACATTACACCGCGAGTAAAATTTCTATCGGCATCAATGCGTCGCAGGGAAAGGTAACAATTCATGGCGGGCAAACTGACTCCGGATTGACCGCTGTCAGCGTTGCGCTAAATGCAAAACAATTAGGTTTTCGAAGAGTGATTTACAAAGATATGATAAACGACAACGGACGACGCGTTCCGAATTTTGCCGGCATCAGAATGTTAGCCGAAACTATCGGCATGAGAGTGACGGCATCGGGCGGTGTTTCTCATCTCGAAGATTTACTCAAATTGCAGGAAATGGAAAAGTTGGGGGTGGATTCGGCCATCATCGGTCATGCATTGTACGAGAATAGATTTTCCTGTCAGGCAATCTGGCGGACGTGTGAAGCAGAAAATTATCCATACACAGCGAGGTTGAGCGCATGA
- a CDS encoding DUF433 domain-containing protein, producing MKRSHTANLLGRYIVTDPGICDGQPTFRGTRIMVWQVLDMLSKGKAWETIVEECHHSITNEAIAEAIKLSGEAFMKHSDEFIIKQTAA from the coding sequence ATGAAACGAAGTCATACAGCAAATCTTTTAGGTCGTTACATTGTAACCGATCCCGGTATATGCGATGGTCAACCGACATTCCGCGGAACCCGCATCATGGTTTGGCAGGTTCTCGATATGCTTTCAAAAGGGAAAGCATGGGAAACGATAGTTGAGGAATGTCACCACAGCATTACAAACGAAGCCATTGCAGAAGCAATCAAACTTTCCGGCGAAGCTTTTATGAAACACTCTGATGAGTTTATCATAAAGCAAACAGCGGCGTGA
- a CDS encoding alkaline phosphatase family protein has product MKRIYLLLTLCSLLFAQSSHLQSQIAKPETQNTNPKLFVLIVVDQLPYEHLERFSPYFSDKGFNYLMKNGANFINTNYKYAYTKTACGHAAIATGTNPDLNGIVGNAWYDRTKKKTVNCVGDENEKLVGKEGAGKSPRTLTTYTLGDMLKLSTNFRSKVIGVSNKDRAAILTAGKFGTAYWSDGSGFVSSTYYTKELPSWVTKFNASGFMQKFFGKKWELLKPELAQALCDEDSNKYESSYAGMGTTFPHIVSGEDRTKLTDSYYTALETSPFLTEALFEFARTTVLAESLGTRCVTDMLSVGISGTDIIGHNYGPHSPEVFDNLLRTDAYLAEFLSFLDTQFGLYNCLIALSADHGIAPIPEYILKKDSRADAGRIGTDSVKKACMNILNNKFNAAESLWIEKVVENNIYINKEFISKYRHTDENSILQILKDSLPGRLPVFASYTLDDLEKNSLPNKLREQVQLSCYPPRCGDLMFVFKPYWILDGAKDGTNHGMPWEYDTHVPLIFFGNNITPGTFADDASPIDLAPTVAALLGIEFPASSAGKVRSEIVIQK; this is encoded by the coding sequence ATGAAACGCATCTACCTTCTCCTAACTCTCTGCTCTCTGCTCTTCGCTCAGAGCTCACATCTCCAATCTCAAATCGCAAAACCCGAAACACAAAACACAAACCCAAAACTGTTTGTTCTCATCGTCGTTGACCAACTCCCCTACGAACATCTCGAACGATTCTCCCCCTACTTCTCCGATAAAGGATTTAACTATTTGATGAAGAACGGAGCGAACTTCATCAACACGAATTACAAGTACGCATACACGAAAACAGCGTGCGGTCATGCGGCAATTGCAACCGGAACGAATCCTGACCTAAACGGCATCGTCGGGAACGCGTGGTACGACAGAACAAAAAAGAAAACTGTGAACTGTGTCGGTGATGAGAATGAAAAACTTGTAGGAAAAGAAGGCGCCGGAAAATCGCCGCGTACATTGACAACGTACACGCTCGGCGACATGCTGAAACTCTCTACCAACTTCCGCTCGAAAGTGATTGGCGTTTCCAACAAAGACCGCGCGGCAATTCTGACAGCCGGAAAATTCGGAACTGCGTATTGGAGCGATGGGTCGGGTTTTGTGAGTTCAACCTATTACACCAAGGAATTACCTTCGTGGGTAACGAAGTTTAACGCGTCGGGATTCATGCAGAAATTTTTCGGAAAGAAGTGGGAGTTGCTAAAACCGGAACTCGCACAAGCGCTTTGTGATGAAGACTCGAACAAATACGAATCAAGTTATGCGGGAATGGGAACAACGTTTCCACACATCGTGAGCGGAGAGGACAGAACAAAACTCACCGACTCGTATTACACCGCGCTCGAAACGTCTCCGTTTCTTACCGAAGCGCTGTTTGAGTTTGCGCGTACGACTGTTCTTGCAGAATCGCTCGGCACACGCTGCGTCACCGACATGCTGAGCGTGGGCATTTCGGGAACGGATATTATCGGACATAACTACGGACCGCACAGCCCGGAAGTGTTTGATAATCTTCTCCGCACCGATGCGTATCTTGCAGAGTTTCTTTCGTTTCTGGATACGCAGTTCGGCTTGTACAATTGTCTGATTGCACTTTCTGCCGACCATGGCATCGCCCCGATTCCCGAATATATATTGAAGAAAGATTCCCGCGCCGATGCCGGAAGAATCGGCACCGACAGCGTGAAGAAAGCGTGTATGAATATTCTCAACAACAAATTCAATGCGGCAGAATCGCTGTGGATTGAAAAAGTGGTGGAGAATAATATTTACATCAACAAGGAATTCATTAGTAAATACCGTCACACTGACGAAAACTCCATCCTGCAAATATTGAAAGATTCACTGCCGGGAAGATTGCCGGTGTTCGCCTCCTACACGCTCGATGATTTGGAGAAGAATTCTCTGCCCAACAAACTTCGCGAGCAGGTTCAACTTTCTTGTTATCCTCCCCGATGCGGCGACTTGATGTTTGTCTTCAAACCATATTGGATTCTCGACGGCGCGAAAGACGGAACGAACCACGGAATGCCGTGGGAATACGACACGCACGTTCCGCTCATCTTCTTTGGAAATAACATCACTCCCGGTACGTTTGCCGACGATGCCTCTCCGATAGATTTAGCGCCGACCGTTGCCGCGTTGTTGGGGATTGAGTTTCCGGCATCGAGCGCGGGAAAAGTTCGCTCAGAAATAGTTATACAAAAATGA
- a CDS encoding DUF2281 domain-containing protein — MTVYESTISNIQRLPEPMIQEVNDFVEFLISKRMPVENIESDFPDYLRNLEEYENILARGEVAW, encoded by the coding sequence ATGACTGTTTATGAATCAACAATTTCGAACATCCAACGTTTGCCTGAACCGATGATTCAGGAAGTCAATGACTTTGTTGAATTTTTGATTTCAAAGAGAATGCCGGTTGAAAATATCGAGTCGGATTTTCCTGACTATCTTCGGAATCTCGAAGAATACGAAAACATCTTAGCCCGCGGGGAAGTTGCGTGGTAG
- a CDS encoding type II toxin-antitoxin system PemK/MazF family toxin: MVAIHRGDVVLCDLNPVVGTEQSGIRPVIVLQIDKANLISPHTIIVPLTTKIRKALLPSHVVLNAGTGGIAENSVVLCEQIRVIDKRRIIKTVGQLDRISMQAIAHAVNIILGL; encoded by the coding sequence GTGGTAGCCATTCATCGCGGAGATGTTGTGTTATGCGACCTCAACCCAGTGGTTGGAACCGAGCAGTCTGGCATTCGCCCTGTTATTGTTTTGCAAATTGATAAAGCAAATCTCATCAGCCCTCACACTATCATTGTCCCGTTGACAACAAAGATTCGAAAAGCACTATTACCATCTCATGTTGTTTTGAATGCGGGCACCGGTGGCATTGCAGAAAACTCCGTCGTATTGTGTGAACAAATACGAGTCATTGATAAACGAAGAATTATCAAGACAGTTGGACAACTTGATAGAATTTCCATGCAAGCCATTGCTCATGCGGTGAATATTATTCTTGGGCTTTGA
- a CDS encoding PIN domain-containing protein, whose protein sequence is MNVLYLDYNCFQRMFDDQRQIKIQLESLACEEIFRRAEKKQVKLIWSFMHEDENSLCPFPERKLLVEQLSSLCNINVVLNETIFLVAKSYQQKGNLSSKDAIHVACAEYAKCKVFLTCDIELITRSIRLQLDFPVLNPLDYVSKGTTL, encoded by the coding sequence ATGAACGTACTTTACCTTGATTACAATTGCTTTCAACGGATGTTTGATGACCAGAGACAAATCAAGATTCAACTTGAGTCGTTAGCCTGTGAAGAAATCTTTAGAAGGGCAGAGAAAAAACAGGTAAAATTAATTTGGTCATTTATGCATGAAGACGAGAATAGTCTTTGTCCGTTTCCTGAAAGAAAACTTCTGGTTGAACAGTTGTCATCTCTTTGTAATATTAATGTCGTTTTGAACGAAACGATTTTTCTTGTAGCAAAGAGTTATCAGCAAAAAGGAAATCTATCATCAAAAGATGCAATCCATGTCGCATGTGCGGAATATGCAAAGTGTAAAGTTTTTCTTACGTGCGACATCGAATTGATTACTCGCTCAATAAGATTACAACTTGATTTTCCGGTTTTGAATCCGTTAGATTATGTTAGCAAAGGAACAACCTTATGA
- a CDS encoding VWA domain-containing protein: MKFLYSQWTPDSMTDEQRLQNLLSLFSYMVTKTSGDVEEALDWLRQIAREYGIFDENMSLEDLIEKLKELGLIEEIDGSLQLTTRGIQRLRKDALDEIFSSLKKGMSGSHESPQTGDGVNRLSETKKWSFGDQPTNIDLTSTLTNMFKRDGIDNFQMKEEDLEVYETENTTTCATVLMLDISHSMILYGEDRITPAKQVAMALTELIMQKYPKDYLALVVFGDDAKLMSIAELPFLNVGPYHTNTRAGLQLARQLLRRCGKANKQIFMITDGKPSAILDENGRLFKNSIGLDPRIVNKTLDEAVTCRREKITISTFMVARDPYLIDFVEELTKANHGRAYYSTLQNLGEFIFVDYIRNRRKRFGIS; encoded by the coding sequence ATGAAGTTCTTATACAGTCAATGGACACCCGACTCAATGACCGACGAGCAACGTCTCCAAAACCTGCTCTCGCTTTTCAGTTACATGGTCACGAAAACCAGCGGCGATGTCGAAGAAGCGCTTGATTGGCTCCGGCAGATTGCGCGTGAGTATGGCATCTTCGATGAGAACATGTCGCTCGAAGATTTGATTGAGAAGTTGAAAGAACTTGGACTCATCGAAGAGATTGACGGCTCGCTTCAACTCACCACGCGCGGCATCCAACGCCTGCGCAAAGATGCCCTCGATGAAATCTTCAGTTCGCTGAAGAAAGGGATGAGCGGAAGTCATGAATCGCCGCAAACGGGCGACGGAGTGAACCGCCTGAGCGAGACAAAAAAATGGTCGTTCGGCGACCAACCCACGAACATAGACCTCACCTCAACGCTGACAAACATGTTTAAACGGGATGGAATTGATAACTTTCAAATGAAAGAGGAAGATTTGGAAGTCTATGAAACCGAAAACACAACCACGTGCGCAACCGTGCTGATGCTCGATATTTCCCACTCAATGATTCTCTACGGTGAAGACCGCATCACGCCGGCAAAGCAGGTGGCGATGGCGCTGACCGAACTCATCATGCAGAAATATCCGAAAGATTATCTCGCGCTTGTTGTGTTTGGTGATGATGCAAAGTTGATGAGCATTGCCGAGTTGCCGTTTCTCAATGTCGGACCGTACCACACAAACACGCGTGCCGGCTTGCAACTTGCGCGGCAGTTGCTGAGACGATGCGGCAAAGCCAACAAACAAATCTTCATGATAACAGACGGAAAACCCTCAGCCATCCTCGATGAGAACGGTCGTCTCTTCAAAAACTCCATCGGACTTGACCCGCGCATCGTGAACAAAACACTTGATGAAGCGGTAACATGCCGCCGCGAAAAAATCACCATCAGCACATTCATGGTCGCCCGCGATCCGTACCTGATTGATTTCGTGGAAGAACTCACGAAAGCAAATCATGGACGTGCGTATTACTCCACACTCCAAAATCTCGGTGAGTTTATATTTGTGGATTATATACGGAACCGGAGGAAGAGGTTTGGGATTTCATAG